Below is a window of Camelina sativa cultivar DH55 chromosome 11, Cs, whole genome shotgun sequence DNA.
TGTTTGTTGAGAAAATTCCCATTTGATGCATTGTCCAACAACATTCTGATCTTTGGTAGAACTCCTCTGTATAGTGTGCTTAGcagggactcattgctgaacccatggtgtggacactgagTTTGATAACCCTTGAACCTTTCCCAAGCTTCATAGAAAGTTTCATTGTTTTTCTGTGCAAAAcctgaaatttcattcctcaaccttgctgttcttgcattggagaagaacttagCTAGGAAGGCTTTCTTGCATCCATCCCATGTTGTGATGGCTCCAATTGGTAAGGTCTTCTCCCATAAgtgagccttgtctccaagtgaaaaaggaaacaatctgAGTTTGAAACtgtcttcacttactccatttatcttggttaggCCACAGagcctgtcaaactcatcaaggtggtctaAAGGGTCTTCCATTGGCAGACCATGGAACTTGTTAGACTGAATCATTGTGATGAGCCCACTttttatctcaaaattattatttgctaCTGCAGGTGGAACTATTCCTGCCCTTTGTGTGTGAGTGTTTGGAGCATCTTCTGCTCCAATATGTCTTGGTCTCTGCATTGGTGGATCCATCAGTACTTGTTGCTCTTGTTCTTGAAGGATCCTGGTTTTCTGCTGTCGCAAGTCCCTTGGTAGGCGATTGATGTGATCTATGTACTTCTACAGGTTCTGATTTCCTTTtgatcttgtttgcatcaagTAACATGACCAGCTGCTCGACTCGGCACTCGATGGTGTGCTTGATCGAGTGGAGTGGTCGTTTGCTAACTGACGGACTTGTACTCGATCACTGTGTTGAAggtcactcgatcgagtgtaggcTCGAGTGGTGTACCTGAAACTCAAATTAACCAACCAAAACTGTGACAGTGGTGAACAATTAGTAACATAACTTAATCTTGGAGCAATGTAAATcctaaatgaaacaaatcaacacaCTAATGGCAACAGCGCCAATTGAAACATGGATTTTTGTAGtcttaacctatgaatgaatgaatgatgcaatgaaaaaaaaaaaacttaggcTAAGATGATCTAATGGGatgtaaggtgtttcaatacccttatgatgttgtagcataaaggatgtcaatccataaagtgtGAGATGTGCATGCAATCAGAATATGAACAGTAATCCAAGTTAAACCAAGTATAAAAGTGGTTTTGGTAAAACTGTTTGATGAAAGTAATGAAAATGCATAAAGTAAAGATGCAGAAAGGAAAATGCTTGAAATAGAGGATGAATGCAAGTAAGTAATGCTGAATTTAAACTAACAGAAGTAAAAGCACTAAATAAAACAGTAAAGGTGCAGAATTAAAATAGAACAGAAAGTAAAGGAACAACCCgaaggtgctcgatcaagcactcgaccgtgtgactggtcgagtgggtTCTGACGAAGAACAGATGCAATCTTGACAAacttaaactgaaacaaatgcAATAAAACAGGATGATATGCGAtaagtaaacaatcaaatgGTAAAGAAGGCTACCatagatggattcatgggctagtgTTCAGGCTGCGGctatctaaactgatcaacaaacctcaatcaaacatgagctatctctagacaatgatcttaatgactcactaatccactctcatgacagaagtGATCAAGTTATAATAACATCCTatcccaactctcattggtgaaaccatactgaaCATGCCTTAAGCATCAGACCATTAATTGTCAAAGACCACCTTGTGCAACTAATATCTTGGGGcaagcatgataatctccagtattggttttatctaacaacctagacattggtgtgatgctaggaagcttaagatctgctcttaccctctcagatataagaacaactTAGAGCACACCCAACCCAGAAGATATATTTAAACAAGCAAGCTTGACCATTCCATACTACCACagccctaaaccagcctaatccatctctagaaTCCTAAATCACTACTCAGATGCAcaaatcatgatgatgatgaacataaaccCATAAAATGATGAAACTAGCATGATAAGCAAGATgaaatgatgaacaacaaaccAACTCTTTTCATGGGGTCTATCTCCTTTCGGGatacatatatgtttgtttcatttagCTTTCCATAAAATATTCCATAGCTAAATAAAGTATTCACCATCTTAGTGAGACCAGTCTTAATTGTTCCCAAAAACATTAGAAGAACAAGACTGTTATCCTATTCGGTTATTGAACATTTTGGATTCAGAGAGAATAAGGCtcgtttcatttttttcttggatAATTTTCTTAGTAAGGCACTCATTCATGGAAGGCCCAAAGAATCATATCGGggttattcacatctttttttttttgtcaaagaactTCCATTGAAATTAAAACCTCAAATGAAGTGAGTTCATACAAGAACAAGGTACAAGATAACAAGGTACAAGATAAGCAAAGAAAGATAAGGGTAAGAGCTCCATGAGTTTTCCAACTTTACCAAGCTTAGCAATATTTGAAAAATCTGTTGGGGTTAAAGCGGATTCGTCTTTGACTCCGAGCTTCACAAAATCTTTGACCAATGAATAGTCATAAACGGCTCTAGCGGATAACGTAATTGAATTCGCATTTAAAAAAGGAGAATATATTACCAAAATTTTCCACAACTACTTTCTCTATTCCTTCTTTGATATCGACcctagagttaaaaaaaaaacacgactTGAACGTACACTCTATTGTCATTTTCCAGCTCTCAATTCTCATTtcattttaacctttttaactGACCCATAAAAATGACAATTTTTGGTCAAATCTTTTTAATATTGTGTTACCAAAAATAATACGAAGTTTACTGACTGATTCGGTTGCACCGTAGTGTATTAGCCTATTAATACTTTgttcaaattaattttgattcatGTCAAGTTGTGAACACTTGGaagcttttaaaaaatcttagaaaaatatcaaactatGCGTTACAAttcttaaaatatgtttttctttaaactgAAACTGGAGCACAAAAAACTTAGACGAGAGTCCCACCCGCTACGTACTCAGTGAAGGCCAAGGCAACTAGGCCGAGCATCGCGAAACGACCGTTCCACAGCTCAGCGTCTGACGTCATGAGCCCTTTTGATTTTGCCTCCGCCCTTATTCCTTTGAACAAGGGAACCATCGATGCCACCGTCAGCAACGCCGTTGTTCCAAGAAACCACCCGACGCCACCATCGGAGATCTGAGCAAACACGTTCTCTCCCTTCGACAGCTCCAGCGCAATGGCAGCCACGAATCCAACCATGGCTAGTCTCCCGTTGATCCTCTCGGGCGCTGGACCGCTGAATGCTAGTAAATCTCTAAACTTCGTACTCAcctaaacaagaaaccaaattatTCAACTCACAagtcttttatatatatcaacaacatGCATTATATGGGTTCACTTTGAACCAAATGATTACAAAACTAAACTAACACAAAGTCTCAATTACATAATCAAAttcttatgatatatatatatatatatatatatatatttaattgactTGGACCATTAGATCATATATAGACTATATACCTTAGGCTTGCTAACTGGAGGAGGAGATGGTGGCATTTGCGGTTGAGCGGCCGAGGTCGAGGTCGAAGGCACGGAAGGATCTTCCTTGATAGGATCACCCTGAGCCATGCACCTTACTCCAACCGGAGCATTCCTCTTGAAGAAGAGTTGGTTTGTGTTTCTGATGTTGCGTGAACTCAATCCACCGGAAGGAGCAGCGAACACTGACTGCATGTTGAACGACGCCGTTGCCATTTCTGAATAGGGATTTTAAAACACTAAGGATCGAAGAAAATTGAAGTAGTGAGAAATTCAATTAACTCTAAAgatttgagaattgagatgGAGTTGGTTTGTGGTGTAACTCAAATTTcatctctttatatatagagtAGGTGAAATGTTAATGATAGGTCTAgtattttctgaattttatgtctttgtttatctttattgattttaggtattttgtgtttgtggtgtgtAGTAGAGTAATAAGTAGAAACAAatatcataaaagaaaagaaataaactgAATTGCAAATTAAACTTCCACTCTTTTGGGAAGAAAATGATTCCTcagtataaatgttttttttcaaacatatgAGATGTTTTCCATCTTAATTTATTGCAAGTTTGTAACaactaaacaaattcattggttattttaaaaataaattaaattatttcacTTGAAATAgttgaaaatgtgaaaaaactATTATACCAGGAATTTGAGTTGAAGGCTAGACACAAAATCACGTAGTAGCCAAGAATTTTAAAACGAGAGGAAAGTGAGGTGAGATCTCAAAGGAGCCACGTCTAGTTGAAAAAGTGCAAGTAAACTGATGACGTGCCTTCTTTCATCACACACAAAGACATATATTCCTTGTCTTTTTCTGATTGGCCAACGCCAGGTGGGTTTGGTAAAAACacgtaaagaaaacaaaagattgtcTCAAAGTATTTAGAAACAAAGTTAACGGCTCAGAATATTTCATTTCACTTGGGAGATTTTGTTTCTGGTAGAGTGTAGTCGCAGTCGATCTCGTTTCGTATTGGAACTTACTTGACTTTATAATG
It encodes the following:
- the LOC104723716 gene encoding early light-induced protein 2, chloroplastic-like, translated to MATASFNMQSVFAAPSGGLSSRNIRNTNQLFFKRNAPVGVRCMAQGDPIKEDPSVPSTSTSAAQPQMPPSPPPVSKPKVSTKFRDLLAFSGPAPERINGRLAMVGFVAAIALELSKGENVFAQISDGGVGWFLGTTALLTVASMVPLFKGIRAEAKSKGLMTSDAELWNGRFAMLGLVALAFTEYVAGGTLV